AGTGCTATGTAAGACTGTTGGGTCTTGTTTTGCAAAATAGATGAACTAAAGTCAATAGTTAATACAAAGTTTTTTACCCTGTCAAAATGGCCCATTAGTGAAACAAGTTTGAAAATTAGAGGGAATAATGTCCTTTGGTCTTTAAGTTAATTTTCAATCTTTAAGAAATAATCCAAATTATCAATTAAGTGGTTATTTTAAAGGTCTGTAAATATACTGAAAATTTAGTGGACTTTTTTATTACTGTGTTTCTTCTGTAAATCCTTGGCTTGCCTGTCCCCATTTTGGCACTAAATGAATTGAGTGGGTACTTGGAGGAGCCAGAAGTCTTTAggaatcaaatatttaaaataaaaatgtttttaattttaggaGATGAAAAATGGCAAGTCCAGATCCACCTGGACAGAAGATACTAAAAGCTAAAAAGACCATGCCTACAAGTTGTCGGAAACAAATACATACTTTGCATAAATCAGGAAATATTGAGCCATTGAAAGCAGTAGATAAGAATAATGTACATGGTGGAAATCAGCAGTTAAGCACTGATGTCATgcatatgaaaaatgaaagttgTGATGTGAAAAGTTTCTTAATGGACTTAAGGAGAAAAGGCATACTCgctcaggaaaaggaaatgtgtCCTCAAAATTTAGCAATATCATTAAAAACAGTGAAGAGCAACTCAAAGATGAACTTTGCCAATGAACAAGTTATTGATCTAAACAGCGGGCCAAGTGAAACAGAAAATTCTTGCAAGAAGCTTTATATGCAAGACTTAAGAGACTCACAGCAAACTTCGTATGGTtctgaacaaaaaacaaatgaaaaaaggttTTCATTTGAACAAGTTAAAGTTAATTTAAATCTAAAACCAATCAGCAGTCCATCTGGTCCATTGAATGGTTTAATTGACAAATCAGATTATATATTAGGTAATTctgtagaaaaagcttttaatgATATTGGGAATGGTAAAGAAAATAACCAAGTAGGTCCCAGGCTAGAAGTGACCTCACTATCAGAATCACATTTCTCACAGCAAAGTGAAGCCATTTCAGTTGTAAATTTAAACTCTCATCTTATGTGTAACAAGACttctgatttgaaaaaaatgattcaggccagGAAAGATACTAGTGATATTTTGAAGACACAAGAATACAATCAAACTGATCTTTCAAACACTATAGACTGTGGGAATACAGTCTCAACTTGGCATTCATCATTTGACCCCGATGGTAAGTGTTTCTATCCTCAATACATAGAGAAGTTCCTTGCATTTAGACTTGTAATTAACCCTGACATtgttaaacaaatataaaaaacataaatcagtaaaataaaaaatattttattctatatattcaaGAGTCAGTGCAGTATAGTGAATATAAAACTATAGAATCAAAAACACCTATGTTCTAGATCTGCTTTTGACACAGTGAAGTTGAGAAAAGATAGTACATTGGAAAGCACACAGATTGAGGTCAGAATTCCTGGGTTCAAGCAAGAGTTTACCAATTACCatatgtcatttaacttctgggtctcagtttctggAATGAGGGGGGTTGAAAAAAGTTTATACACATGGAGTTCCTCCCACTAATAAAAGCATAGGTTCAGACCCTGcaaaaaattctatataaaattaaatatttgtattcaaGGATAATTATATTTTGAGGTATTGAGCAACAGTTAAATGTGGAAATAGTGCTAGAGTGAGAGTTTAGTAATAGAAAGACATAATAAATCAGACAAGACAACAAGATACAGGATAGTAGAAATAGCAAGACAATGCATTAAACCAGATATTCGATATGAAGGGCAAAAAATAATAGCTCTAGGGATTTTTGTTTCCAATATCAAAAAAACAGTGTCTGTTGTTCTccattatgttttttatttatcttcatcCTAAAACAATCTTATTGATTCAATTTGGTTTTGGCATGCCTGTTTCTTTATTCATCCTTTATCCCAACCTCACCATTCATTGAGGctcaaagaatttcattttagcAAGAAATTACTTTTCCTTAAGACCCAAGAAGTAAGAGGTATATTTGTAATATTGCCCAATTTaccattcatttattatttcttttattaaacatTAACCATTATCTCTGCCCTAGCCAGTTGAAGAAATACAATAAATAGCCACACTATCAAATGATATCAATTATGAAAGTTTGCCTTAAGATagcttattcattatttttatccaCATTTATAACCTTTAAATATTACTTCTATGTGAT
This sequence is a window from Sminthopsis crassicaudata isolate SCR6 chromosome 1, ASM4859323v1, whole genome shotgun sequence. Protein-coding genes within it:
- the ATF7IP2 gene encoding activating transcription factor 7-interacting protein 2 isoform X3, giving the protein MASPDPPGQKILKAKKTMPTSCRKQIHTLHKSGNIEPLKAVDKNNVHGGNQQLSTDVMHMKNESCDVKSFLMDLRRKGILAQEKEMCPQNLAISLKTVKSNSKMNFANEQVIDLNSGPSETENSCKKLYMQDLRDSQQTSYGSEQKTNEKRFSFEQVKVNLNLKPISSPSGPLNGLIDKSDYILGNSVEKAFNDIGNGKENNQVGPRLEVTSLSESHFSQQSEAISVVNLNSHLMCNKTSDLKKMIQARKDTSDILKTQEYNQTDLSNTIDCGNTVSTWHSSFDPDGSSTSKKRVLSGNKENIKRMKISNEVNENICIVGKESSLFEQVKCLIQQEVCVINYKVFDHKLKELNERVDKTQCRKKHEAIAIELLKKISKLDKCIKAALTLQKIGLESNIPACKVTKSKSVILNKNQAERDSPSMKLTSLNMKSSRPSELSIDEAKQKNNLTEDCVEVVSESNNPDVVLISEEKDHLKAPVTSTTDVGKMLLSNSNDSVGSKTKSQASGEKRKLEDLVIDLTEEATSVEVLELPVATNENLKEKNLVAQDSTQVGDTAFLRCFKWIQASTP